One window of Microcoleus vaginatus PCC 9802 genomic DNA carries:
- a CDS encoding tetratricopeptide repeat protein, with the protein MDEQRIVAYLELIQAVLECPSGTVNDIINANRDLVDANFVQVMAAEAEKMAAEGNPKAAWLQNLAAQLANFIARANSHTDYLKFLMEVVLAMIKSGGNPQVVYPILQLNFDKLDLQFAQILQAWTTSKFTEVASEQAASIAAVIGKFGYLINKFPMGRRAWNLEIGIACYSAASEVYTREDYPERWATVQNNLALTYSERIKGVRAENIEGAIACYREALKVHTREDYPEQWAGVQNNLGMAYSERIEGVRAENIKEAIACYLLALDVYTREAYPEKWAMTQNNLGNAYSDRIEGVRAKNIEEAIACYREASEVYTREDYPEQWALTQNNLGTAFDGVTTPSKH; encoded by the coding sequence ATGGACGAACAACGCATCGTCGCCTATCTGGAACTGATTCAAGCCGTGCTTGAGTGCCCTAGCGGTACAGTAAATGATATTATTAACGCCAATCGAGACTTAGTTGATGCCAATTTTGTGCAAGTCATGGCAGCGGAAGCGGAGAAGATGGCAGCAGAGGGCAACCCCAAGGCAGCTTGGTTGCAAAATCTAGCGGCACAATTGGCTAACTTTATTGCCCGTGCAAATTCTCATACAGATTATTTAAAATTCTTGATGGAGGTGGTGCTGGCAATGATAAAAAGTGGTGGGAATCCTCAAGTTGTCTATCCTATTTTACAACTAAATTTCGATAAATTGGATTTGCAATTTGCTCAAATATTACAAGCTTGGACTACATCAAAATTCACAGAAGTTGCCTCAGAACAAGCTGCATCCATCGCAGCAGTTATTGGCAAGTTTGGCTACTTAATTAATAAGTTTCCCATGGGGCGGCGGGCCTGGAATTTAGAAATAGGTATTGCTTGTTATAGCGCAGCATCAGAAGTCTATACCCGCGAGGATTATCCCGAACGATGGGCAACGGTTCAAAATAATTTGGCCCTTACCTATAGTGAGAGAATAAAAGGAGTCAGGGCAGAAAATATTGAAGGGGCGATCGCCTGTTATCGGGAAGCATTAAAAGTCCATACCCGCGAGGATTATCCCGAACAATGGGCAGGGGTTCAAAACAATTTGGGGATGGCTTATAGTGAGAGAATAGAAGGAGTCAGGGCAGAGAATATTAAAGAGGCGATCGCCTGTTATCTGCTAGCTTTAGATGTCTATACCCGCGAGGCTTATCCCGAAAAGTGGGCAATGACTCAAAACAATTTGGGGAATGCCTATAGTGACAGAATAGAAGGAGTCAGGGCAAAGAATATAGAAGAGGCGATCGCCTGTTATCGGGAAGCATCAGAAGTCTATACCCGCGAGGATTATCCCGAACAATGGGCATTGACTCAAAACAATTTGGGTACTGCCTTTGACGGGGTGACAACCCCGTCAAAACATTGA
- a CDS encoding CsbD family protein: protein MSTEDRAKAIGKNLEGKAQEIFGNITGNRKDQVEGKAKQAEAAARHAAEDAKNAVKNLADKAKRSIDKL from the coding sequence ATGAGTACAGAAGACAGAGCTAAGGCGATCGGCAAAAATTTAGAAGGCAAAGCTCAGGAAATTTTCGGTAATATCACCGGCAACAGAAAAGACCAGGTTGAAGGCAAAGCCAAACAAGCCGAAGCTGCCGCCCGCCACGCAGCAGAAGATGCTAAAAATGCGGTGAAAAATCTGGCAGATAAAGCCAAAAGGTCGATCGACAAATTGTAG
- a CDS encoding uracil-DNA glycosylase encodes MSSDLQLSLFDNNQSATFQTDSIPANAKIPIPPGTYQNMEQIGEHCNRCYRCELGNTRTHAVIGRGNPQASILIVGEAPGQNEDETGLPFVGRSGQLLDKILESVGLSAETDVFIANVIKCRPPNNRPPTAKEIEACKPYLLEQIRILDPKIILLTGATALKGLLSDKRPISKIRGQWIEWENRLCMPIFHPSYLLRNPSREPETPKWFMWQDMQAIKAKLDEFQTVS; translated from the coding sequence ATGTCCAGCGACTTGCAACTCAGCCTTTTTGACAACAATCAAAGTGCCACTTTCCAAACAGACTCAATACCAGCAAATGCCAAAATTCCCATCCCTCCCGGCACTTATCAAAATATGGAACAAATCGGCGAGCACTGCAACCGCTGCTACCGCTGCGAATTGGGCAATACGCGCACTCACGCTGTCATCGGGCGCGGCAATCCTCAAGCCTCAATTTTGATTGTGGGAGAAGCGCCCGGACAAAACGAAGATGAAACCGGATTGCCCTTCGTCGGGCGATCGGGCCAACTGTTAGATAAGATTTTAGAATCCGTGGGATTGAGTGCAGAAACCGACGTATTCATTGCCAACGTCATCAAATGTCGCCCTCCCAACAACCGCCCTCCGACAGCAAAAGAAATCGAAGCTTGCAAACCTTACTTGCTCGAACAAATTCGCATCTTAGACCCCAAAATTATTTTATTAACCGGTGCAACAGCCCTCAAAGGTTTGCTAAGCGACAAGCGGCCAATTAGTAAAATTAGAGGTCAATGGATTGAATGGGAAAATCGTTTGTGTATGCCAATTTTTCACCCGTCTTACTTGCTGCGAAATCCTTCCCGTGAACCGGAGACACCAAAATGGTTTATGTGGCAAGATATGCAGGCAATAAAAGCCAAATTAGATGAATTTCAAACAGTAAGTTAA
- a CDS encoding histidine phosphatase family protein, with the protein MAARIDLNWKWFFGSLALVLSIGLITATASSDAATNAQTQAGWQLLQRGETGLVVAMRHAIAPGTGDPANFKLGDCSTQRNLSAQGRTQAKQIGAEFRNRNIKVARVLSSQWCRCLETAKLINIGKVEPFPALNSFFSDSSTEARQTATIRKLIVDNRNTKGAVIMVTHQVNITAITDIVPQSGEAVILKSDRQGKIQIVGRIGGF; encoded by the coding sequence ATGGCTGCGCGGATTGACCTCAACTGGAAATGGTTTTTCGGATCGCTAGCTTTAGTATTGTCGATCGGCTTAATTACTGCAACTGCAAGTTCTGACGCAGCAACCAACGCGCAAACTCAAGCAGGGTGGCAATTGTTGCAGCGGGGGGAGACGGGGTTGGTGGTAGCAATGCGACACGCGATCGCCCCAGGTACGGGAGATCCTGCTAACTTTAAGTTGGGTGACTGTTCCACCCAGCGCAATTTATCAGCACAGGGAAGAACCCAAGCCAAGCAAATTGGAGCAGAATTTCGCAACCGCAACATCAAAGTTGCCAGAGTTTTATCGAGTCAGTGGTGTAGGTGTTTGGAAACAGCAAAACTGATAAATATAGGTAAAGTCGAACCGTTCCCAGCGCTGAACTCGTTCTTTAGCGACAGCAGCACAGAAGCCAGACAAACAGCGACCATCCGCAAATTAATTGTTGACAACCGCAACACTAAAGGCGCGGTTATTATGGTAACTCATCAAGTAAATATTACCGCTATCACTGATATTGTACCGCAAAGCGGCGAAGCTGTGATTCTCAAAAGCGATCGACAAGGTAAAATCCAAATAGTCGGACGAATTGGAGGATTTTAA
- a CDS encoding orotidine-5'-phosphate decarboxylase, which yields MNADNRIIVALDVSSQEEAIALLDKLPDVSFWKVGLELFVSSGPGILEILKQRQKRIFLDLKFHDIPNTVAGACRAAAKYNVDLLTIHSTCGKDALKAAQLALTEGAAAVDKPSPKLIAITLLTSLNSRQLAFELKIPLELPEYALHMALLAKETGLAGAVCSPQEVEQLRMSCGDDFLLVCPGVRPKWADGGDQKRSMTPKAALKAGADYLVIGRPITAADDPVAAFARICEELG from the coding sequence ATGAACGCTGATAATCGAATTATTGTTGCTTTGGATGTTTCGAGTCAAGAAGAGGCGATCGCACTTCTTGACAAACTGCCTGATGTATCTTTCTGGAAAGTGGGTTTGGAACTGTTTGTGAGTTCCGGGCCGGGGATTTTGGAAATTTTAAAACAGCGGCAAAAACGGATTTTTCTGGATTTGAAGTTTCACGATATCCCGAATACTGTGGCTGGTGCTTGTCGTGCTGCTGCTAAGTATAATGTGGATTTATTGACTATCCATTCTACTTGTGGTAAAGATGCTTTGAAAGCGGCACAGTTGGCTTTGACTGAAGGGGCGGCGGCTGTGGATAAACCGAGTCCTAAGTTGATTGCTATTACTCTGTTAACGAGTTTGAATTCGCGACAGTTGGCTTTTGAGTTGAAAATACCTTTGGAGTTGCCGGAATATGCTTTGCACATGGCATTGTTGGCTAAGGAAACGGGTTTAGCTGGGGCTGTTTGTTCTCCGCAAGAAGTGGAACAGTTGCGGATGAGTTGCGGGGATGATTTTCTGTTAGTTTGTCCCGGTGTGCGTCCGAAATGGGCCGATGGAGGCGATCAAAAGCGATCGATGACTCCAAAGGCTGCTTTGAAAGCTGGTGCGGATTATCTGGTGATTGGGCGGCCGATTACTGCTGCGGACGATCCGGTGGCGGCTTTTGCGCGTATTTGTGAAGAGTTGGGATAA
- a CDS encoding DUF1822 family protein translates to MVNSRDTYLLEIPLEPTARNLALQFASEQANPQKGKRVYFNTLAVWAVNYFLEWMEMETDIDSGDSWNPARRAVVDVGDLVLPGIGKIECCPVQLGESAISLPEVRENRIAYIAVGFAEPFDKVKLLGFIPAVEILEETEEISLTNLKPVEELWDYLDRIELAIPLLQGEIEELLSDLEEDDPVQAQVRDKLQNKSISEIVAILNKVLHSSEKSDWGYEGGKALAGSGSSSGGLGNRDISFSRDKSSPVEKASDIDEDVKAELNLIAEDLLEKLAEIWGDGDDFALS, encoded by the coding sequence ATGGTGAATAGCAGAGATACTTATTTGTTAGAAATTCCTCTGGAGCCAACTGCCCGCAATTTGGCTCTGCAATTTGCTTCAGAGCAAGCTAATCCGCAAAAAGGCAAGCGGGTTTATTTCAATACCCTGGCGGTTTGGGCGGTTAACTATTTCTTGGAATGGATGGAAATGGAAACCGATATTGATAGCGGTGATAGTTGGAATCCAGCAAGGCGGGCGGTTGTGGATGTGGGCGATTTGGTTTTGCCGGGGATTGGCAAGATAGAATGCTGTCCGGTTCAGCTCGGAGAATCGGCGATTTCTCTGCCGGAAGTGCGGGAAAATCGCATTGCTTATATCGCTGTTGGGTTTGCCGAACCTTTCGATAAGGTGAAACTTTTGGGCTTTATTCCGGCTGTGGAAATTCTGGAGGAAACGGAAGAAATTTCTCTAACTAATCTCAAACCAGTTGAGGAATTGTGGGATTATTTGGATCGGATTGAGTTGGCAATTCCGCTGTTGCAAGGTGAAATTGAAGAGTTGCTATCTGATTTGGAAGAAGATGACCCCGTACAAGCACAAGTTCGGGATAAATTGCAAAACAAATCTATTTCTGAAATTGTGGCAATTTTGAATAAAGTTTTGCACAGTAGTGAGAAATCTGACTGGGGATATGAAGGGGGGAAGGCTTTAGCGGGAAGTGGTTCTAGCAGTGGAGGTTTGGGAAATAGAGATATATCTTTCTCTCGTGATAAATCTTCACCTGTTGAGAAAGCTTCAGATATTGACGAGGATGTGAAAGCGGAACTGAATCTGATTGCTGAAGATTTGTTGGAGAAGTTAGCTGAGATTTGGGGAGATGGTGATGATTTTGCCTTGTCATAA
- a CDS encoding VOC family protein: MSFQYSAALVTLADLDKEVLVKFYKKFLDIEPTPYIPDTYAEFQLPGLRLGIFKPKDSHKSEFANRAKTGMSLCLEVSDLETAIARIWALGYPPSGEIIKASHGLEIYAFDPAGNRIILHQSNQP; the protein is encoded by the coding sequence ATGAGTTTCCAATACAGCGCCGCCCTAGTGACTTTAGCCGACCTTGATAAGGAAGTTCTCGTTAAATTTTACAAAAAATTTCTAGACATAGAACCAACCCCTTATATTCCCGATACTTATGCTGAATTTCAACTCCCAGGCTTAAGACTCGGCATATTCAAACCCAAAGATTCCCACAAATCGGAATTTGCAAATCGAGCAAAAACAGGCATGAGTCTATGTTTGGAAGTCAGCGATCTCGAAACTGCGATCGCCAGAATTTGGGCTTTAGGTTATCCGCCCAGCGGAGAAATTATCAAAGCTTCTCACGGTCTAGAAATCTATGCCTTCGATCCTGCCGGCAACCGCATAATTTTACATCAATCCAATCAGCCGTAG
- a CDS encoding serine/threonine protein kinase has translation MSQCLNPDCQHQNPPITKFCQRCGNKLLLGDRYRAVKYISEGGFGRTFKAVDEHRLDTICVIKQFLPQLQGSAAIQKATELFKQEAVRLRDLGKHPQIPDLLAFFEQDKRFYLVQEFIDGEDLLKQLQQQGKFSEKQIKQLLTELLPILDFVHKQNVIHRDIKPENIIRNNHGSLVLIDFGVAKELSGTVLTRVATVTGTPGYAPPEQMQGHVFPASDLYSLGVTCIRLLTECLLEEKNGTSVDELFDPMQMQWVWRNQAVSISNELGKVLDKMLLFPVGARYQSAAEVLQALNPVSVSPTQKSAPPPQAKPVQPSPVVPTKISAPPQAKPFQPLPPVPPTQISAKSQPKASQLKSFTEDLGNGVNLEMIAIPGGTFTMGAPETEAQSFDNEKPQHRVTIKPFFMGKFAITQAQWKAVAKLPKIQYELNPDPFRFKGNNRPVEQVSWYNAVEFCARFSKNTGHNYRLPSEAEWEYACRAGTTTPFYFGQTITTDQVNYNGNYSYHNSLKGKYREQTTDVGSFPANAFGLYDMHGNVYEWCADPWHDSYHGAPTDGSVWDENSNDHRYKNYLDLLVQSKNDNKARLLRGGSWYSNPGYCRAAFRHWYQPSTRNNNIGFRVACVAARTS, from the coding sequence ATGAGTCAATGTCTTAATCCCGACTGCCAGCATCAAAACCCACCCATCACAAAATTCTGCCAACGCTGCGGCAACAAACTGCTACTCGGAGACAGATACCGCGCAGTCAAATACATTTCCGAAGGAGGTTTCGGCCGTACATTCAAAGCCGTAGACGAACATCGACTCGATACAATCTGTGTCATCAAACAATTTCTCCCCCAACTACAAGGGAGTGCTGCCATCCAGAAAGCGACAGAGTTATTCAAACAAGAAGCGGTGAGACTGCGAGACTTAGGGAAACATCCTCAAATCCCTGATTTATTGGCATTTTTTGAACAAGATAAACGCTTCTATCTAGTACAAGAATTTATTGACGGTGAGGATTTATTAAAACAATTACAGCAGCAGGGAAAGTTTAGCGAAAAACAGATTAAGCAATTACTAACAGAATTGCTACCGATATTAGATTTTGTGCATAAGCAAAATGTAATTCACCGAGATATTAAGCCGGAAAATATCATTAGAAATAATCACGGTTCTTTAGTCTTGATTGACTTTGGAGTTGCCAAGGAATTGAGCGGTACTGTTTTAACTAGAGTGGCAACTGTGACGGGTACTCCTGGTTATGCGCCACCGGAGCAAATGCAAGGTCATGTTTTTCCAGCGAGTGATCTCTACAGTCTTGGTGTAACGTGCATTAGGTTATTAACCGAGTGTTTGCTGGAAGAAAAAAATGGAACTTCGGTTGACGAACTTTTTGACCCGATGCAAATGCAATGGGTATGGAGAAATCAGGCAGTTTCCATCAGCAATGAATTGGGGAAAGTATTAGATAAAATGCTATTGTTTCCAGTGGGTGCGCGTTATCAATCAGCAGCAGAAGTATTGCAAGCTCTTAATCCAGTCTCAGTATCGCCTACTCAAAAATCAGCACCTCCACCGCAAGCAAAACCTGTTCAGCCTTCACCAGTAGTACCTACTAAAATATCAGCGCCACCACAAGCAAAACCTTTTCAGCCTTTACCACCAGTACCACCAACTCAAATATCAGCTAAATCTCAACCAAAGGCTTCTCAGTTGAAATCCTTTACTGAAGACTTGGGTAATGGCGTAAATTTGGAAATGATTGCTATTCCCGGTGGAACTTTCACAATGGGTGCGCCAGAAACTGAAGCACAAAGCTTTGATAACGAAAAGCCGCAACATCGGGTAACAATTAAACCTTTCTTCATGGGTAAATTTGCTATTACTCAAGCACAGTGGAAAGCTGTAGCTAAATTGCCAAAGATTCAATATGAGCTCAACCCAGACCCCTTTAGATTCAAAGGTAATAATCGACCAGTAGAACAAGTTTCTTGGTACAATGCTGTGGAATTTTGTGCCAGATTTTCTAAAAATACCGGACACAATTATCGCTTACCCAGTGAGGCAGAATGGGAATATGCTTGTCGCGCTGGTACGACTACACCGTTCTATTTTGGTCAAACAATTACTACTGATCAGGTGAACTATAACGGCAACTATTCTTACCATAATTCACTAAAGGGTAAGTATAGAGAACAAACTACAGATGTAGGCAGTTTTCCCGCCAATGCTTTTGGTTTATACGATATGCACGGCAATGTTTACGAATGGTGCGCTGACCCCTGGCATGATAGCTATCACGGAGCACCGACTGATGGCAGCGTATGGGATGAGAATAGCAATGATCATCGTTATAAAAATTATCTTGATTTATTAGTCCAATCTAAAAATGATAACAAAGCTCGGCTCTTGCGCGGTGGTTCGTGGTACAGCAATCCGGGGTACTGTCGTGCGGCCTTTCGCCACTGGTATCAGCCGTCTACCCGCAACAACAACATCGGTTTTCGGGTGGCTTGTGTTGCCGCGAGGACTTCTTAG
- a CDS encoding phosphoribosyltransferase, whose product MFSNPFFDDRADAGEKLAEAVLGELGKLNLTTQKAVKPIVYALPRGGLPVAVPIARRLGCPLDVVVAKKITRPDNLELAIGAATADGHVLWEKQKQHNLRLQKSALPRAQNNAQSLLADLSPGRPNISAAGALAILVDDGIATGMTMAVAAKALQSQQPMALWICAPVAPADLMGFLAGMGDKVIVLETPHPFYSVSRFYGQFPQVETAEALRCLQQQTEWRS is encoded by the coding sequence ATGTTCTCTAACCCGTTTTTTGACGATCGCGCCGATGCTGGCGAAAAACTGGCCGAGGCAGTTCTGGGCGAGCTCGGCAAGTTGAATTTAACGACACAGAAGGCGGTGAAACCGATTGTTTACGCCTTGCCGCGGGGGGGTTTGCCTGTTGCTGTGCCGATTGCGCGCCGCTTGGGCTGTCCTTTGGATGTGGTTGTCGCCAAGAAAATTACTCGCCCAGATAATTTAGAATTGGCGATCGGGGCTGCAACTGCTGACGGTCACGTCCTCTGGGAAAAGCAAAAGCAGCACAATTTACGCTTGCAAAAATCAGCCCTGCCCCGGGCTCAAAATAATGCTCAATCTCTGCTGGCAGATTTGTCTCCTGGACGCCCAAATATCAGCGCGGCTGGGGCTTTGGCGATTTTGGTAGATGACGGCATTGCTACGGGGATGACGATGGCTGTGGCGGCTAAGGCTTTGCAGTCGCAGCAACCGATGGCTTTGTGGATTTGCGCGCCTGTCGCCCCGGCAGATTTGATGGGATTTTTGGCCGGAATGGGCGATAAGGTGATCGTCCTGGAGACTCCTCACCCTTTTTACAGTGTCAGCCGCTTTTATGGGCAATTTCCGCAGGTTGAGACGGCGGAGGCTTTAAGGTGTTTGCAGCAACAAACAGAATGGCGATCATAG
- a CDS encoding PHP domain-containing protein translates to MLELHCHTTYSDGTLTPAELVAAAASSGVRALAVTDHDTMSGWDEAFAAAALHGIEIVPGLELSTVHNGRSLHILGFYPDANKLRVPLNDRLEGRFRRSQEMVEKLAAMGYAIELPKTSPGMAPGRPHIASALVKAGHAKSSREAFDRWLGDDGPAYVHYEKFSIVEGIDLLKSCGAVPVWAHPYLFRGGAVEEVLKELVDAGLMGVEVYHPSHSSSQIQKLKDLCLHYGLLATGGSDYHGPDPERKAADSTQLNMLHLPLELLEPIKVAAASLK, encoded by the coding sequence ATGCTAGAGCTCCACTGTCACACTACTTATTCCGACGGCACTCTCACCCCTGCCGAACTCGTAGCTGCCGCCGCGTCCTCGGGGGTTCGCGCCTTGGCCGTCACGGATCACGATACGATGTCGGGTTGGGATGAAGCCTTCGCCGCCGCTGCTTTGCACGGTATCGAAATAGTCCCCGGACTCGAACTCAGCACCGTTCACAACGGCCGATCGCTGCACATTTTAGGTTTTTATCCCGATGCGAATAAGTTGCGAGTTCCTTTGAACGATCGCCTGGAAGGAAGGTTTCGCCGATCACAGGAAATGGTCGAAAAATTAGCAGCAATGGGATACGCGATCGAACTGCCAAAAACATCCCCAGGAATGGCACCGGGAAGACCTCATATTGCCTCTGCACTTGTAAAAGCGGGTCACGCGAAATCATCGCGGGAAGCATTCGATCGCTGGCTGGGAGATGACGGCCCGGCTTATGTGCATTACGAGAAATTTTCGATCGTCGAAGGCATTGATTTACTGAAGAGTTGCGGCGCAGTACCAGTTTGGGCTCACCCTTATTTATTTCGCGGCGGCGCTGTTGAGGAAGTCTTAAAAGAATTAGTAGATGCTGGTTTAATGGGAGTTGAAGTATACCATCCCAGCCACAGTTCTAGCCAAATCCAAAAGTTGAAAGATTTGTGTCTTCATTACGGTTTGCTGGCAACTGGTGGCAGCGATTATCACGGCCCCGATCCGGAAAGGAAAGCGGCAGATAGCACCCAATTGAATATGCTGCATTTGCCGTTAGAATTACTGGAACCGATTAAAGTTGCTGCGGCGAGTTTGAAATAG
- a CDS encoding CHAT domain-containing protein, translated as MAKSATGVAFDGVVTPSGTAYGDREGVRAKNIEDAIACYREALKVRTPENYPEDWAGTQNNLGNAYSDRIEGVRAANIEEAIACYREALKVYTREAYPEKWALTQNNLGTAYSERIEGVRAANIEEAIACCRLALKVATRENYPEYWAMTQNNLGLTYSERIEGVRAANIEEAIACFRLVLEIRTPTAFPLDCLQSGRNLGNTAFTAGFWDIALEGFEKAIQAVEKTRSWAISDDIRQQILAGSIDVYEKAIQACVNNNELEKAIEYCDRTRAQRLVDLMHSNDLYASGQIPPAVQKYLQEFEAKQREIDAEVEQLRKPSEGNKELAGVGSQSRSRADTSAYTEKIQELEREKQQIWENIRSLDPVLAGQVQVDPMQFAAMQQLIDNSKTAILCFYTTDDDTHVFVIYKDKAPQIHTCQGEGWGSFQKWIRESWLLPYLQDKKAWQQGMGEFLSQLSQRLKVDELIGNCLDGIEELIVIPHLFLHHIPLAALPIEPPQPPLAKGGLKNLDSGLAKEQESLLSPPLSKGGPGGVLSNYFLIRYVPSCRILEYCSKDETIESPTYGIVENATDDLYFTPFECEQIAEIVTKPERLKGSQEATVAAYRNLAQNVNVIHSSHHAVSRLDNPLESRLFLGDGSITLGELMTPGWRLPQLSDVFMSCCETNLGGTEITDNLLSLGTGFLCAGTRSVVSTLWAVDDFATSLFSIFYYQYRREGLSRPEALRRAQVRLRTISGAELQRLYKPQIDPLLQTIIGKLEEELAAVKKEKEELKLRQKPYKRGTDEFKELDKKLKEIAKQENQIQERKKGYESLAKNLYTRSNPFDDLIYWSGFICQGLH; from the coding sequence TTGGCCAAATCCGCCACCGGTGTTGCTTTTGACGGGGTTGTCACCCCGTCAGGTACTGCCTATGGTGACAGAGAAGGAGTCAGGGCAAAGAATATAGAAGATGCGATCGCCTGTTATCGGGAAGCATTAAAAGTCCGTACCCCCGAGAATTATCCCGAAGATTGGGCAGGGACTCAAAACAATTTGGGGAATGCCTATAGTGACAGAATAGAAGGAGTCAGGGCGGCGAATATAGAAGAGGCGATCGCTTGTTATCGGGAAGCATTAAAAGTCTATACCCGCGAGGCTTATCCCGAAAAATGGGCATTAACTCAAAACAATTTGGGGACTGCCTATAGTGAGAGAATAGAAGGAGTCAGGGCGGCGAATATAGAAGAGGCGATCGCTTGTTGTCGCTTAGCATTAAAAGTCGCTACCCGCGAAAATTATCCCGAATATTGGGCAATGACTCAAAACAATTTGGGTCTTACCTATAGTGAGAGAATAGAAGGAGTCAGGGCGGCGAATATAGAAGAGGCGATCGCCTGTTTTCGCTTAGTATTAGAAATTCGCACTCCTACTGCTTTCCCTTTAGACTGCTTGCAATCAGGTAGAAACCTCGGCAATACCGCTTTCACTGCTGGTTTTTGGGACATCGCGCTTGAAGGCTTCGAGAAAGCAATTCAAGCGGTAGAAAAAACCAGAAGTTGGGCAATTTCCGACGATATCCGCCAGCAGATTTTAGCAGGATCGATCGATGTTTACGAAAAGGCAATTCAAGCTTGCGTCAACAACAACGAACTGGAAAAAGCCATAGAATATTGCGACCGAACCCGGGCTCAGCGTTTAGTCGATTTAATGCACAGCAATGATTTGTATGCTAGCGGCCAAATTCCGCCCGCAGTGCAAAAGTATTTGCAGGAATTTGAGGCGAAGCAGCGGGAAATTGACGCAGAAGTTGAACAACTCCGCAAACCTTCTGAAGGCAATAAAGAATTAGCAGGTGTGGGGAGTCAGTCGCGCAGTCGGGCGGATACTTCTGCTTACACGGAGAAGATTCAAGAATTGGAAAGGGAAAAACAGCAAATCTGGGAAAATATTCGCAGTTTAGATCCTGTTTTAGCTGGACAAGTTCAAGTCGATCCGATGCAGTTTGCGGCGATGCAACAATTGATTGACAATTCAAAGACGGCGATTCTCTGTTTTTACACGACGGATGATGACACTCATGTTTTTGTGATTTACAAGGATAAAGCGCCGCAGATTCATACTTGTCAGGGAGAGGGTTGGGGAAGTTTCCAGAAGTGGATTCGCGAGAGTTGGTTGTTGCCTTATTTGCAGGATAAGAAAGCTTGGCAACAGGGGATGGGTGAGTTTTTGTCTCAGTTGTCGCAGCGGTTGAAAGTTGATGAGTTGATTGGTAATTGTTTGGATGGAATTGAGGAATTGATTGTGATTCCGCATCTGTTTTTGCATCATATTCCGCTGGCGGCATTGCCGATAGAACCCCCCCAACCCCCCCTTGCTAAGGGGGGGCTTAAGAATCTCGATTCTGGGCTTGCTAAGGAACAAGAATCTCTTCTTTCTCCCCCCCTTAGCAAAGGGGGGCCGGGGGGGGTGCTTAGCAATTATTTCCTGATTCGTTACGTTCCCAGTTGCAGAATTTTGGAGTATTGCAGTAAAGACGAAACCATCGAATCGCCCACATACGGAATTGTGGAAAATGCCACTGATGATTTGTACTTCACTCCTTTTGAGTGCGAACAAATTGCCGAAATTGTGACCAAACCTGAGCGGTTAAAAGGAAGTCAAGAAGCAACAGTCGCAGCCTATCGAAACCTCGCCCAAAATGTGAATGTAATCCACTCCAGTCACCACGCTGTCTCGCGTTTGGACAATCCTTTAGAATCGCGATTGTTTTTAGGAGACGGGAGTATCACGTTAGGGGAATTGATGACACCGGGTTGGCGCTTGCCGCAGTTATCTGATGTGTTTATGTCCTGCTGCGAAACTAATTTAGGAGGGACGGAAATTACCGATAATCTTCTTAGTTTGGGAACGGGGTTTTTGTGTGCGGGGACGCGGAGTGTGGTCAGCACTTTGTGGGCGGTGGATGATTTTGCTACTTCGCTGTTTTCGATTTTTTACTATCAGTATCGTCGGGAAGGTTTGAGTCGTCCAGAGGCTTTGCGACGGGCACAGGTGAGGTTGCGGACAATTTCGGGTGCGGAGTTGCAGCGGCTTTATAAACCGCAAATCGATCCGTTGCTTCAGACAATTATTGGGAAGTTAGAGGAAGAACTGGCTGCGGTTAAAAAGGAAAAGGAGGAGTTAAAATTGCGGCAGAAACCATACAAGAGGGGGACGGATGAGTTTAAGGAGTTGGATAAGAAGTTGAAGGAAATAGCGAAGCAGGAAAATCAGATTCAGGAACGGAAGAAAGGATATGAAAGTTTGGCAAAAAATCTTTACACTAGGTCAAATCCTTTTGATGATTTGATTTATTGGTCGGGGTTTATTTGTCAGGGTTTGCATTGA
- the xseB gene encoding exodeoxyribonuclease VII small subunit produces the protein MIDSQLRQSDWNYEETVDRIEAIIDRVESGDLPLEEVFEQFGVAVECWLECESFLARGKEQMDLSIELLAAEPDF, from the coding sequence ATGATTGATTCGCAGTTGCGCCAGTCTGACTGGAATTATGAGGAAACGGTCGATCGAATTGAAGCGATTATCGATCGGGTGGAATCAGGAGATTTGCCTCTAGAAGAGGTTTTCGAGCAGTTTGGGGTGGCTGTGGAGTGTTGGCTGGAGTGCGAAAGCTTTTTGGCGCGAGGGAAGGAACAGATGGATTTGTCGATCGAGCTTTTAGCTGCGGAACCCGATTTTTAA